A part of Microbulbifer sp. MI-G genomic DNA contains:
- a CDS encoding CinA family protein, producing the protein MVDHGDITRLARQLGVALEKRRWRVTTAESCTGGAVAAAITSVAGASNWFDGAIVSYANRIKHSVLGVDARDLKLFGAVSEPVARQMACGVLAMMDANLAVAISGIAGPDGGTEEKPVGTVWIAWAHAEGQEPVQIDASCFHFRGDRSAVQAQTVVEAIRGMLSVLDEHLYPGCL; encoded by the coding sequence ATGGTGGATCATGGGGATATCACCCGGCTGGCTCGACAGCTGGGTGTGGCGTTGGAAAAACGCCGCTGGCGGGTAACTACGGCGGAATCCTGCACGGGGGGGGCGGTTGCTGCGGCAATCACATCGGTGGCGGGAGCCTCCAACTGGTTCGACGGAGCGATTGTCAGTTACGCCAATCGTATCAAGCACAGTGTACTGGGTGTGGATGCCAGGGATCTGAAGTTATTTGGCGCTGTCAGTGAGCCGGTGGCTCGGCAGATGGCCTGTGGAGTGCTGGCGATGATGGATGCCAATCTGGCTGTTGCGATCAGTGGTATCGCCGGCCCCGATGGTGGCACCGAAGAGAAACCCGTGGGCACGGTTTGGATTGCCTGGGCCCACGCAGAGGGACAGGAGCCGGTTCAGATCGATGCCAGCTGTTTTCACTTCCGGGGAGATCGCTCTGCCGTACAGGCGCAGACAGTGGTAGAGGCGATCAGGGGTATGCTGTCCGTACTGGATGAGCATCTGTACC